The DNA window GTGACTTTAGCACCTTCTATGCTATGTCGAAAAAGACACTACGTGTCCCCGGCCCGGCGCACCACGTGCGCAGGAAATCGAAGTAGCTGCCTTCCGCTATCACCTCCAAACGCGCTTCCGATGCATATGCCTCCGAATGTGATTCGTCGAGAAACACACTACGTGTGTGCTACTTTTGGTCAAGCAAAAGTAGAAAACACTTTCTCAGCACTTACCACTCAACTCGGAACTTCCCCCGCAAGGCCACCGGCGGACCGTGCCCCCTGACTTTCGAAGTGGCAAATAATTGCTATTACCCCTACCCCTCCAGCATCCGCCCGAGTATGGCCACAATGTGTGCGCCGTACCCGCCCCCCGGAAAGGCCCATCCCCTGCCGGAGGGATTGTCGGCCGCCCCGAGCCATTCGGCGTAGGGCGCCGAGCCGCGCAGGACGAGGTGAAAGCGCGGATCGACGCACTGCCCGTTGAGCGGCCCGTCCGTGGCGTACGCTTTCAGATGCTGCACCTGCGCGCGCACGCCGAGCCTCGGCGTATCGAACCGCGCACCGTACCCGGGCCTGTCTTCGTAAATCGCGCCTATACCCGCGTAGTTGTTCATGTCGGGCATGACAATCCGGCCGTAGTTGAAATAGCCCGTTTCATACAGTGTCTGCGCCCACGCGACGTCGCCGCGCACCCCCTCGGCGCGGCCCTCTTCCAGGAACATCTTTGCCAGCTCCCTCACGGTGCAAAACGGGAGCTTCGGCGCGGGGTTAATACCGAGAGCGAACGCCTCCATCCGCGCCGCAGCCGCCACTGCCCCGCCCATGATCGGGGTGAGTCCCCCGGCGGGCCTCCTACTCCGGGACGTGCTTGCAACGTCCTCGTGCGCGTCGCCGCCCGGCTCGGGTCCGTCGAGCGCGGCGTCTATCTTCGCATCCCCGTTAGTCACGTGCGTAATTCCTTCTTTAGCTCGATATCGACATTATGCACATTTATTACCGCCATGTCATTTCCGCATGCCACGCATGCCGGAATCCAGTCTTTATAATTTGTCATACTGCCTGTCCGGCATAGTTTTCCTGTCGGTCGGAGCCTTTTTATCGGTCGGCATGTCCGACGTAGCTCTGGCGAAGTCCGAGGCGAAGCCGGAAACTAGTTTCAGACCTGGTCTTTATGCTGTCATTTCGACCACAGGAGAAATCTATCCTTACGCATTCCATCTTTACTCCACACGCATATTCACTCCGCGCCACCATACGCCCTCCCTCACCATCGACGATTCATCACCCCCGGGTCGTCGATCGTTATCCCCTCCACTCCCTTCCACGCGAGGAAGCGCGCGAGAATTTCGCTGTTCACGTTCCACGCCCAGACGGTATGCCCGGCCCGCTTCATCCTCCACGCGAGCGACGGGTCGAGCACGAGCGACGGCCAGAATATGCTGACATATTCCACCTCACCCGCCGGCGGTACGCTGTACGGGTATATGTAGAGGAGGCCGAGGGACGTATTCGGAAGCATCCTAGTCAGGCCCTTTATCCAGCCCGTGTCGAAAGATATAACGACGACCCTCCGCTCCATGCCATGCTCGCGTAGCGTGTCGAAGAACGTCTTGTCGCCGCCCGGCCAGTCGCGGGGCCACTTGGCCTCGACGACGAGGGCCGAGCCCTTCCCCTTCATGTACCGGAGGACGCTCGCCAGGTTGGGTACGGGCTCGCCCTTAAATTCAGGCGAGAAGCCGCCGCCCGCGTCTAGTGTCTTCACGTAATCCCATGCGAGCTCGCCGACCTTCCCCTTACCGTCCGTCGTCCTGTCCACGGTGCTGTCGTGCATGACGGCGAGCGCGCCGTCCGAGGTTGCGCGCACGTCTATCTCGACGTACGGCGCGCCCGACGCAACGCCCGCGGCAACGGCAGCGAGGGTGTTCTCGGGCGCCAGGGCCGCCGCGCCCCTGTGCGAAACGGCGTACGCCCCTTCCTCCTCCGTCATCCCGGCGAATACGACGTGAAGCCCCGCATTCACCGCAGCGAGCACGAGGATTACGAGCGCAACGCGCTTAAGTTTTGATCCGCGATTTTGGTTGGAAGACATATTTGAAGGATATAGCAAAGGGCCGGAAGTAAACATAGATTAAATAGAAGGTGTAATTCACGACAGTCGTCGGCAAGCCGAAAAATCATGCATACTTTCCGTTAAAACCGGCTTCGAACTCCGCTAATCTCTCGATAATTGAATCGAAATCCGTATAGTCCCCGAATATCATTTCCCTCATCTGTCCGTAATCCACTTTCAATCTCTTTAACATTTCACCGCCAGGAACCAGCTTTAACGTTCCCTTAACCGCAGACTCGTAATTCGCCCATCCGGAGGGATAAAAACGGGCCTTGAACGATACGACATCGGCAAGAAGCTTTTCGTCGCTAACAGCGTTTATCCCGGCTTCACTGTCCAGCATCCTGTAAACGTCATAATAATGCCGCGAATAACGGTCTTGCTGCGCCCTGCCCTCCGGCCTGTGCGCTTCGGCATGAAGAATGGTCACTTTTTCCCAGAACGTCCGCTCGGCTTTGATCGTTTCGACAGGAACCTCCGGCGCTTCGAACAAGTCCGGCAGCGCCTCCGCCGCATAAGGCCTTACCGGGAGCTTCCCCGAGGGGACCATTGCCGCGAGCGGCCCGATTTCGAGCCTTATCACCGGCCTCAGGTACTCGTTATCGAACGCCTTCGGATATCCGACGTCGATAATCAGGCTATCGTTCGCATCGACTTCCGCGCTGCACGTGGGATCGATGCCGTTTTCGAGGGCCGGCAGTATCTCCTTCCTTATATATTCAGCGGCAAGGTCATTGAGTGCTTTGTTAAATCTGTCTTGCCGCGTCTTGCTTTTCTTCACCGGGTCTTCGCCGGTCAGCACGGTCCAGTCGAGGACGAGGTCTATATCCTCGGAAAATCTATCCGTAATACCGTAGCATTTCGAAAGGCTCGTCCCGCCCTTGAGCCTGAGAATAGGGGAGAGGTCCGGATGCTCGAATATAATCATTAGCACCCGGCACAGCCAGAAATCCTTTTCCGCGGCGGCCGGAGTCATCCCCTTCTCCGCAGCCGTCTCACTGAAAATTTCCGCGAGCTCCGCCGGGCTGAACGCAGCGACTTTCTTCATGTTTGATTTTTAAAAACCGACTTGATAACTTCGTAGACCCAGCTCGTCGTGTATCGAGTGTCTTTCAATATCCGGGCGTGCTTTTCCGGGCTGAAATAATCCCTTATTTTCTGCTTCTCATTTTCAGTCAGCGTTTTCTTGTCCAGGGCCTTAACCGCCTGGACGACGAGATCGCTCTCGGAATATTTGAACCCAATATCGCTAAGAGCCGTTTTCTTGAATTCGAGCTCGATATTTCCGATTTTATACGCCCTGCTCCTGCCGTTACTGTAATAAAGGTATTTTGCCGGGACCTGTGTCGAAAGCCCGAGGACGTTTAAAGCAGTATTCCCGGAAACCTGTATCGACCAGCCGAATTTACGCGCCAGCGCACGGGCAACCTGATCGATATCCGGACTCATCTCACGTTTTAGCAGCTCGCTGAATTTTGGATAGTCGTAAATGCCCGGTATTACCCTGCGAATAAAGCCGTCAGCTAGTAGCCTGCTTAGAGCTTTATCAATAGTTTTATGCTGACCCAGACTGGAAAAATCTTTCTTGGAAAATACCGAACCCCTACCAGCCTCATAAAGTCTTTTTTTTATTTTATTCTCAATAGATTGCATGACATTCCTGAGGTATATCTTGTCACCAAATTGTAACATTTCAGAGACAAAACAGCAAGCAGAGGATTTCCAATGAAGAATCCGGATTCGATGGACACAACTCGGCTCCGAGCTTTGAAACCAGCTGCAACTACCATCCATTTGACATGGGCACGTCCACCCCCCGGCAGGTTTAATTCCCGGCTTACCTCCCCACCTCGTTAAACTCCAGCACCTCCGTTTCCTCCTCACCGGCGCGGAGCCAGTCCTGCATGTGCCGGTCGGCGAGCACGGTTTGCATGTACTCCCCCGCGAGGCCGGACGGCGTGACGCCGTACGTGCGGAACCTGAACGCGACAGGCGCGTACATCGCGTCCGCAGCCGAGAACGCCCCGAACAGCCACGGCCCGCCGCTCCCGTAACCCCGCCTCGACGTCTCCCATATCTCGATGACGCGCTCGACGTCCTTCGCCACGCCGGGCGTTACAGTAATCTGCCTTCCGACGGCCCTCGCGTTGTGCGGCATCTTGTCCCTTAGCGCCGCGAACCCTGCGTGCATCTCGGCCGCGACTGACCGCGCCGCAGCCCGCGCCTCCCTTTCAGCGGGCCAGACACCCGGATGGCTCTCGGCGAGGTACTCCATTATCGCCAGCGACTCCCAAACGACCGCGCCGCCGTCGATGTAAACGGGCACCTTCCCCGCGGGCGAGTATTCGAGTATGCGCTCCTTCATCCCCTCCACGAAAAGCGGTATACGCACCTCGTCGAAATCCACACCGAGGTGCTTCAGCAAAAGCCACGGCCTTAGCGACCACGACGAATAGTTCTTGTTTCCAATGACGAGCATGGGCTTGGACATAGCGATTCTCCTTGTTCCAGATGAGTATTCAACCCCCGGATACGAGATAAATTTACCCGGATAATCGATGCCTGACTTTAACCGGGGTCTTACCGAAAAAGGCATTTCAAATCGTCGGAATCGTGATTCACGGAAAGGCTATAAAACGGGAATTTATGTCGCGAGAAACCGTATTGCAACTTCCCCCGGCATATATTATCATCCTTATTGGTGAATAATAATCGGAAGAACTTTTATAACTCGGAAGTTTCTGTTTTCATTAAACTTTATTTACACACTGGAGGAAGAGGGGAATGCAAACATTCATATATCTGGTAATTGTCTTAATGGTATCCGTGTTCGCATCGGATGCGTCGCACGCCCAGGTTTTATACGGCGCCGCGACCGGCCAGACGTCGGGCAACGCGCCGAGCAGCCTGTACACGATCGATCCCGAAACCGGGGCCGCAAATTTGATCGGGCCCATCGGTTTCAACGGCGTTACGGGCCTCGAAATTCTGCCGGATGGCCGTCTCGTCGGCTCCGCGAACGCCGATACAGAAGATGGTAATGCAGCGGTGCTTATAGAGATAGACAGTGATACAGGAGCCGGGAGCCTGATAGGTATTCTGGGAAATTCTA is part of the Thermodesulfobacteriota bacterium genome and encodes:
- a CDS encoding glutathione S-transferase family protein, with amino-acid sequence MSKPMLVIGNKNYSSWSLRPWLLLKHLGVDFDEVRIPLFVEGMKERILEYSPAGKVPVYIDGGAVVWESLAIMEYLAESHPGVWPAEREARAAARSVAAEMHAGFAALRDKMPHNARAVGRQITVTPGVAKDVERVIEIWETSRRGYGSGGPWLFGAFSAADAMYAPVAFRFRTYGVTPSGLAGEYMQTVLADRHMQDWLRAGEEETEVLEFNEVGR
- a CDS encoding glucosaminidase domain-containing protein, whose product is MTNGDAKIDAALDGPEPGGDAHEDVASTSRSRRPAGGLTPIMGGAVAAAARMEAFALGINPAPKLPFCTVRELAKMFLEEGRAEGVRGDVAWAQTLYETGYFNYGRIVMPDMNNYAGIGAIYEDRPGYGARFDTPRLGVRAQVQHLKAYATDGPLNGQCVDPRFHLVLRGSAPYAEWLGAADNPSGRGWAFPGGGYGAHIVAILGRMLEG
- a CDS encoding glycerophosphodiester phosphodiesterase family protein, which translates into the protein MSSNQNRGSKLKRVALVILVLAAVNAGLHVVFAGMTEEEGAYAVSHRGAAALAPENTLAAVAAGVASGAPYVEIDVRATSDGALAVMHDSTVDRTTDGKGKVGELAWDYVKTLDAGGGFSPEFKGEPVPNLASVLRYMKGKGSALVVEAKWPRDWPGGDKTFFDTLREHGMERRVVVISFDTGWIKGLTRMLPNTSLGLLYIYPYSVPPAGEVEYVSIFWPSLVLDPSLAWRMKRAGHTVWAWNVNSEILARFLAWKGVEGITIDDPGVMNRRW
- a CDS encoding DUF6088 family protein — encoded protein: MQSIENKIKKRLYEAGRGSVFSKKDFSSLGQHKTIDKALSRLLADGFIRRVIPGIYDYPKFSELLKREMSPDIDQVARALARKFGWSIQVSGNTALNVLGLSTQVPAKYLYYSNGRSRAYKIGNIELEFKKTALSDIGFKYSESDLVVQAVKALDKKTLTENEKQKIRDYFSPEKHARILKDTRYTTSWVYEVIKSVFKNQT
- a CDS encoding nucleotidyl transferase AbiEii/AbiGii toxin family protein, which gives rise to MKKVAAFSPAELAEIFSETAAEKGMTPAAAEKDFWLCRVLMIIFEHPDLSPILRLKGGTSLSKCYGITDRFSEDIDLVLDWTVLTGEDPVKKSKTRQDRFNKALNDLAAEYIRKEILPALENGIDPTCSAEVDANDSLIIDVGYPKAFDNEYLRPVIRLEIGPLAAMVPSGKLPVRPYAAEALPDLFEAPEVPVETIKAERTFWEKVTILHAEAHRPEGRAQQDRYSRHYYDVYRMLDSEAGINAVSDEKLLADVVSFKARFYPSGWANYESAVKGTLKLVPGGEMLKRLKVDYGQMREMIFGDYTDFDSIIERLAEFEAGFNGKYA